The segment TATCGGTTGCAGATCGTGCCGATCACCGTGCCGCCGCTGCGGGAGCGTGCGGAGGACATTCCGCTGCTGATCGACGCGTTTCTCGAGCACTTCGTGCAGAAGCACAAACGGCGCCGGCGCCGGCTGTCCACCGAGGCGGTGCAGGTGTGCCGGCGGTTCCCCTGGCCGGGCAACGTGCGGCAGCTGCGCAACGTGATCGAACGGCTGGTCGTGACCTCGCCCAACGCGGTGGTCGGCGTGGAGGAGCTGCCGGACTTCCTCGTCGCGCACGATCGCAGCACGAATTTCTTCACGGTGCGCGTGGGCATGACGCTCGCGGAAGCGGAAAAGCTGTTGATCCGGCAGACGCTCTCGCAGCTCACGTCGAATCGCGAGGAGGCGGCGCAGGCGCTCGGGATCAGCCGGCGCACGCTCCAATACAAGCTGAAGCAATACGGATTGCTGGAGTGAGGTACGCGCCGCGGCCCGGCGAACCCGCCCTACGACCGCGCGCAGTCAGGCTCGCTGCCTCGCGCGGCGGATGGCGTGCGTTGCACAACGGCTCGCTGCGGCGTGCAACAATTGCCCTGCGGATGGCCATCGTCGAATCCGCGCCGGCCCGATCTGCGCAACAAGCGCCTGCATCGCGCTGAGTTGCCGAGCCCAGCCGTGAGGCGGCACGCGCGATGCAATCTCCCCAGAGCGGCCATTCCCGGCCGTGCCAAATCTAAAAACGCAATTCCATGAATCCTGAATCCAATCCTTCCGTCGCGGCGCCCGCCGCTTCCGTTGCTTCCACGCCCGTGCCAGCGCCCGTGCCCGCCGCTGCTGCCGCGCCGGTGCCGTCGGCCCCGGCGCCGATCCTGGCGCCCCGCAAGGCTCGCAAGAAAGCCAAGGGAGGTGCTACCGTCGCGCTGTAGCGCGCAGTCGTTGGCGCAACCTCGTGTTCGATAGGCGTGGCCGGTCTCTCGACCGGCCGCTTTTTTTGACGCGACCGCCGGTGGCGGACGTTGCACGGACAGCGTCGCATCGGTGCAAACTCTGCACCAACGCGCACCGAGCCGCTCTCCGCCAGTCGAATGCGGAAACGCAAACCGCGGACCACTGATGGTTTATCGATCTCGTGTGCCGCGGGCATGAGGGCTGCATAGGGGAACGCATGAGAACTCTCGTTGAGGCGATGTTGGAGGCGCAGCCGACGCTGATGCAGAAGGCGCAGAATCAGGTGACGCGCCGCACGGTGTTGAAACGGTTGGAGGAAAAAGTTCCTGCGCCCGTGCTGTCGCACTACCTGCGGATGGTCGATCAGGGCCGCAAAGGTGCGACCGTGGTGCGCAACGGCGTTTGCTCCGGGTGTCATCTGCGCGTCGCATCGGGCATTGTCGCGGCGCTGGCCCGACAGACCGACCTGCATCTTTGCGATAACTGCGGCGCCTACCTGATGCTTGCGCCGGAGGAGATGCCACAGTCGCACGCGGCCGAGCCCGCGCCCGAACCGGTGGCGGTCAAGACCCGCAAGCCGCGTGTGCGTCGCGTCGTCGAAGTCTGAACGAGAAGGACGGGAGTCATGACGCTGGCGGATTTGACCCGCGATCGGTTGTGCGTCCCCGCATGTCGGGGGCGCGACGCCACGAGCGTGTTGCTCGAACTGAGTCTCGCGTTTGCCGAGGCGGGCGTGGTGTCTGATTCGCTCTCGCTCTACAACGCCGCGCTCAACGAATACTTCCTCACCGATCGCGACGTGCTTGGGAGCGTGGCTTATCCGGTCTGCCGGCTGAGCGCGATCGAGGCGCCGGTGTTTGCCGTGGCGCGCAGCCGTGAGCCCTACACGTGGCGCGATGGGTTCTCGTCGGTGCGCTGGGTGTTCCTGATTCTCACGCCGCAGGTGCAGTCGCGCCGACTGTCGCGGCTGCTCGCGGCGATCTCCGAACTGGCCCATGACGATGCCGCGCTAGCCTCGTTGGCGCTGGCCGGCAATCGGGACGAACTGCTGGAGCGGTTGCGGACGGTGGAGCTGCCGGGCGGCGAGCCGCTGACGCCGGGCCTGGCCGCGAATCTCGATCCGGCGCTGCCGGCGACCCGGAGCTGAGGGTCGAGCGTCCTACGCTGGTCCGACGGCTGACGCTTGTTCATTTTCCAGGCGGCTGATTACCGGGAAGTATTTTGCCTTTTTGCTCCCGGCGGAGATCGACATGGCGATCGCGATGGATTCCGCGATCTCCTCGCGCGAGGCGCCTGCCTTAACGGCGCGCTTGTAATGGTACTCCAGGCACGGCAGGCAATCGGCGACCACCGAGGCCGAGACGGCGATGATTTCCTTGGTCTTTCCGTCGAGCACATTGGGCCGGTAGGCCTTGCTCGAGAACTGCTCCCACAACTCATCCATTTCATTGAGAAGGAACATGGGGAATCTCCTTGTTTCAGGGCGCTGCGTTCTGCGTTTGAATCGGCGACCGCTTCGTGATGCAGGTCGGTGCCGCATTTGTGACGCGGTCGTTGAAACGGATCAACGCTGGCGACTGCGTGTCGGGCGGGCGCCACGAGCCTGGCGCACTCACGAATGGCGTGATGTTTTCTGCGGCGGTTCAGCGCGACGAACCTGATCCAGCAGGTGATCGATCTCGGCGACCTGTGAGGCGGCCAACGGGGCCGCTTCCATCGCGGCGGCGTTTTCCCTCGCTTGGGCCGCGTTCCGGAATCCAGGGATCGGCACGACGATTGGCGACCTGCCCCACAAATACGCCAACGCCCCCTGCACCAACGTCCGACCACCCGACTGCAGGATCTCACGGACTGCGTCCAGCTGGTGCAAATACTCGGGCGCGGGCTGCGCATCACGGAAGAACTTTACCCACGGCTGCCCGCCGCCGCGCACGCTCTCAGCGCTGAAGCGGGAGTTCGCATCATAGCGGCCGCTCAACAAGCCCATTGCGAGCGGCGAGCGCGCGAGCGCTCCCCAATTACGGCGTGCGCACAGTTCCAGCGCCGGCCCGCCGGGATTGAACACGTTGGCCTCGATCTGCATCGCCCCGAACCGCGGGGCATCCACTAGGCGCTCGACTTGCGCCAAGTCGTCCGTGCTCCAGCCGTAGGTCCTGATCAGTCCTTCCTCACACAGTGACTCGAGCGCCGCCATCGCGTCATCCGCCGCGGCCGCTGACACCGTCCAGCAATGGATCAGATAGACGTCGATCACATTCGTCCGCAATCGGGTCAGTGAGGCCTGGCACGCCTGCCGGATATATCCCGGCGTTACATCCTCGCCGTCGACGTGCCTCGTCACGGGGTCGAACCGGTTGCCGAATTTGGTCGCGATCACGACCTCCGACCTACGCTGGGCGAGCGCACGACCGAGCACCTCCTCACTGTGCCCAGCTCCGTAGCAGTCCGCGGTGTCAAAAAGCGTCACGCCCGCGTCGAGCGCCGCGTGGATGGCGCGGGTCGATTCATCGTCGTCCACGTCGCCGTAGTAGCCCGGCTGCCCGCGAAAGATCATGCGGCCGCCGATCGGCCAGCAGCCGAGTCCGAGCGGGCTGACCTTCAATCCCGATTTGCCGAGGGTGCGCGATTGCTGCGGAAGCACGGTCGAGTTCATGCGCGCAGTTTCGCAGATGGACCAGGCAGGGCACAGAGCCACTTGAGCGCAATTTTCGTAGCACCACTCATCGGGTGCCACCGTGGAACGACGGCGCAGTGGAGTGGTTCATCCCCGCCCGTCGTCCGGGTCAGACGGTCCGGGTGAGGAACGGCGATCCAGGCTTGTGCGGTCGTGCCAGGCGGCTGTGGATGGCTGGGCCATGAGCCTACTTCCTACAGCCGGTGCCTCGGCCAGCCGGAGTTTTGCGATGCTCGCAACGTGCCGCTGGCTGATTGGACTCACGATGATCGTGGCCGCCCTGGGTGCGAAGGCTTCGACCAAAACCGAATGCATCTACCTCTCGGGCCGGGATGCGGCGAGTGCGGTGCCGTGGGAGTTTCGCGTGTCGGCTGGCGCGCGGGCGGGCGAGTGGGCGACGCTGCCGGTGCCGTCGAACTGGGAGCTGCACGGGTTCGGAACGCTGAGCTATCACAGCACGACGCCCAGCGAGAGCGGTGAATACCGCCATCGATTCGTCGTGCCGAAGGAATGGGCCGGAGCCCGGATCAAGCTCGTGTTCGATGGCGTGATGACGGACGCACGCGTCTCCGTGAACGGCCGGCCGGCGAGACCCGTGCACCAGGGTGGTTTTTATCGGTTCAGCTACGACGTGACCAATCTGGTCCGCTGCGGTGAGGAGAACTTGTTGGAGGTTGCGGTGTACGAGACGTCCTCGAACGACGGGGTGAATCGCGCCGAGCGGACCGGCGACTACTGGAACTTCGGTGGGATCTTTCGGCCGGTCTGGCTCGAGGTGAGCCCACCGCAGGCGATCGAGCGGCTGGCGATTGACGCGCGCGCGGACGGAGCGTTCTCGGTGGACGTGTTCGTCGAGGGTGAAGGTTCGGCCGCGCAGGTGGAGGTTCAGGTATTCGGCCGCGACGGCAGTCCGGTCGGACCGGCTTGGCGGTCGCCGTTGCACCACCCAGCAGAGTCGCAGCAGCCACGAACGTGGTCCGATCGGACCACGTTCGTGGCTCGGCTCACCGGCATGGTTGCGGCGCCCCTGACGTGGACGGCGGAGACACCGCACCTGTATGCGGCGGAAGTCCGGCTGCTCGATGCGGCTGGCACCGAGTTGCACCGCCGCCGGGCGCGGTTTGGTTTTCGCACGTTTGAGATTCGCCGCGGCGACGGGTTTTATCTCAACGGCCAGCGGATCGTGCTGCAGGGCGCGAACCGGCACTCGTTCAACGCGAGCACGGGGCGCGCGCTGTCCGAGGTCGATCATCGGGAGGACATCCGGTTGATGAAGGAGATGAATGCGACGGCCGTCCGAATGTCGCATTATCCGCCGGACGAACGGTTCCTCGAGCTCTGCGACGAGCTCGGCCTGTACGTACTCGACGAACTCGCGGGCTGGCAGAAGAGCTACGACACCGCGGTGGGACGGCAGCTGCTCGCGGCGATGGTCCAGCGCGATGTGAATCATCCGAGCGTGCTGCTGTGGGACAACGGCAACGAAGGCGGCTGGAACACCGAACTCGATGACGACTTCGCCAAGTGGGACCCGCAACGGCGGCCGGTGCTGCATCCGTGGCAAATCTTCAGCGGCGTGAACACGGCGCACTATCGGCTCTACCCGCAATTGCCGGCACTCGTCGCGGGACTCGAGACGGCGTGGCGGTACGATCCCAACGATGCCGGCAAACGCCGCGAACAACCGTTGATCTATTTGCCGACGGAGTTCCTCCACGGACTCTACGACGGCGGCGCGGGCGCCGGCATGGAGGATTATTGGACGCTGATGCGGAGCGGGAAGACGTTTGGTGGCGGATTCGTCTGGGCGTGGATGGACGAAGGCGTGCGTCGGCCCGACACCGGCGAGATCGACGTGCACGGCAACCAGGCGCCGGACGGGATTCTCGGGCCGCGACGCGAACGGGAGGCGAGTTTCTATACCTTGAAAGAGCTGTGGTCTCCGATCGCCGTCGTGGCGCCGCAAGGACGCGAGTTGTCCGATGACTTCGACGGGCGGCTGACGATCGAGAATCGTCACAGCTTCACGAACACGTCGGAGTGCCGGTTCGCGTGGGAACTGCGGCGGTTGCCGGAGTCGCGGCAGGACGAATCGAAAGCGAAACCGCAGGCCACCGGAATCGCCGCCGGTGTGGCGGTGGCGCCGCAGATCGCACCCGGCGCGAGGGGAGAGCTCCAACTCGCGCTGCCGGAGAACTGGCGCGACGCCGATGTGTTGGCGCTGCGCGTCGAGGATCCGAGCGGACGCGAGCTGTGGACCACCACGTGGGCGCTGCCGGGAGTCGAGCGGTTCGCGGGCATTGCGATGGAGGGCGCTTCACCTGATGCAGCCAAAGCGAGAAACCAGATCACGGGCGGGACGCCCGTGCCACGTGGCATGGGCGTCCCGCCCATGTCAGCAATCGAGCAGCCGGGTGCGCTGGTCGTGACGGCGAGTGAGCTCGTCGTGCGATTCGATCGGATCACCGGCGCGCTGGCCGAAATTGGCCGGAGAGACAAA is part of the Opitutus terrae PB90-1 genome and harbors:
- a CDS encoding C4-type zinc ribbon domain-containing protein yields the protein MRTLVEAMLEAQPTLMQKAQNQVTRRTVLKRLEEKVPAPVLSHYLRMVDQGRKGATVVRNGVCSGCHLRVASGIVAALARQTDLHLCDNCGAYLMLAPEEMPQSHAAEPAPEPVAVKTRKPRVRRVVEV
- a CDS encoding PTS sugar transporter subunit IIA — encoded protein: MTLADLTRDRLCVPACRGRDATSVLLELSLAFAEAGVVSDSLSLYNAALNEYFLTDRDVLGSVAYPVCRLSAIEAPVFAVARSREPYTWRDGFSSVRWVFLILTPQVQSRRLSRLLAAISELAHDDAALASLALAGNRDELLERLRTVELPGGEPLTPGLAANLDPALPATRS
- a CDS encoding carboxymuconolactone decarboxylase family protein, whose amino-acid sequence is MFLLNEMDELWEQFSSKAYRPNVLDGKTKEIIAVSASVVADCLPCLEYHYKRAVKAGASREEIAESIAIAMSISAGSKKAKYFPVISRLENEQASAVGPA
- a CDS encoding aldo/keto reductase, producing the protein MNSTVLPQQSRTLGKSGLKVSPLGLGCWPIGGRMIFRGQPGYYGDVDDDESTRAIHAALDAGVTLFDTADCYGAGHSEEVLGRALAQRRSEVVIATKFGNRFDPVTRHVDGEDVTPGYIRQACQASLTRLRTNVIDVYLIHCWTVSAAAADDAMAALESLCEEGLIRTYGWSTDDLAQVERLVDAPRFGAMQIEANVFNPGGPALELCARRNWGALARSPLAMGLLSGRYDANSRFSAESVRGGGQPWVKFFRDAQPAPEYLHQLDAVREILQSGGRTLVQGALAYLWGRSPIVVPIPGFRNAAQARENAAAMEAAPLAASQVAEIDHLLDQVRRAEPPQKTSRHS
- a CDS encoding glycoside hydrolase family 2 protein; protein product: MSLLPTAGASASRSFAMLATCRWLIGLTMIVAALGAKASTKTECIYLSGRDAASAVPWEFRVSAGARAGEWATLPVPSNWELHGFGTLSYHSTTPSESGEYRHRFVVPKEWAGARIKLVFDGVMTDARVSVNGRPARPVHQGGFYRFSYDVTNLVRCGEENLLEVAVYETSSNDGVNRAERTGDYWNFGGIFRPVWLEVSPPQAIERLAIDARADGAFSVDVFVEGEGSAAQVEVQVFGRDGSPVGPAWRSPLHHPAESQQPRTWSDRTTFVARLTGMVAAPLTWTAETPHLYAAEVRLLDAAGTELHRRRARFGFRTFEIRRGDGFYLNGQRIVLQGANRHSFNASTGRALSEVDHREDIRLMKEMNATAVRMSHYPPDERFLELCDELGLYVLDELAGWQKSYDTAVGRQLLAAMVQRDVNHPSVLLWDNGNEGGWNTELDDDFAKWDPQRRPVLHPWQIFSGVNTAHYRLYPQLPALVAGLETAWRYDPNDAGKRREQPLIYLPTEFLHGLYDGGAGAGMEDYWTLMRSGKTFGGGFVWAWMDEGVRRPDTGEIDVHGNQAPDGILGPRREREASFYTLKELWSPIAVVAPQGRELSDDFDGRLTIENRHSFTNTSECRFAWELRRLPESRQDESKAKPQATGIAAGVAVAPQIAPGARGELQLALPENWRDADVLALRVEDPSGRELWTTTWALPGVERFAGIAMEGASPDAAKARNQITGGTPVPRGMGVPPMSAIEQPGALVVTASELVVRFDRITGALAEIGRRDKKLSLGSGLRALTQSSVLSSLTTRAEGGDYVISCRYGNGDERVAAPAGLRSVEWRVRADGWIDCAYLYAGTKGSTFQGVGFDLPGAEIRGKSWVGDGPYRVWQNRRRGVTLGAWSTAYNDTITGWRGFEYPEFKGFFSGVRWLTLDTTAGSLTIVPQTPGLFVQVMRPDLPPVELQAKTALALPDADLGVLHAIPAIGTKFSRPEEMGPQGQTPEVQPEYRGAFSLKWESP